From one Henriciella marina DSM 19595 genomic stretch:
- a CDS encoding VOC family protein — protein MIGYVTFGTNDIERAAKFYDAIAAEMGNGRMMDTETFIAWGTWDGPAGIAATKPFDGKTASVGNGTMVALQAKDQAQVNKLYEIALANGGSDEGAPGPRGDEGFYAAYFRDPDGNKLNAFTMG, from the coding sequence ATGATCGGATACGTAACGTTCGGGACGAATGACATTGAGCGGGCGGCAAAATTCTATGACGCGATAGCCGCCGAGATGGGCAATGGGCGGATGATGGACACAGAGACTTTCATCGCCTGGGGCACATGGGACGGGCCGGCTGGCATTGCGGCGACAAAGCCGTTTGATGGCAAGACCGCAAGTGTCGGGAACGGCACCATGGTGGCCCTGCAGGCGAAGGACCAGGCGCAGGTCAACAAGCTCTATGAAATCGCGCTCGCTAATGGCGGAAGCGATGAGGGGGCGCCGGGCCCGCGCGGCGATGAGGGCTTCTATGCCGCCTATTTCCGCGATCCGGACGGCAATAAGCTCAACGCCTTTACAATGGGTTGA
- a CDS encoding MFS transporter — protein sequence MLHQAEIEQPLLPLSGWQKGVIAFANVAMGAGMTINFVVVAPLAREAGLTEVQVAGILTLSAAIYALMIPQWGRWADRFGRKRVMVFSLMAMAGTNMLFVFALQAALAGLVAGMSTFFLLVFTRLWFGLLAPGLQPAAMAAMTDATTATTRAGGLGMLSAGMALGSILGPAGSSVLAQFGALAPIWGSIVFCAIAGIVIAFALPKSRGDRNRSRPEPLRIRDPRVFPHLTFLLCYFIAVGAIQQTLAWLLEDRFAIAQAETVQAVGIVFSCMAVMLILVQFGYVQRVNPSPRRILPVGLAFIAIGYIGAAVMTSFPAMCAAFALVGAGSALSVPAANALGSLSVERHEQGSAAALLSAAPPSGFIFGPLLGAALYTLDTRLPLFFSAAMMIVLLSYRLYREARRAV from the coding sequence ATGCTGCATCAAGCTGAGATCGAACAACCACTTCTGCCTTTGAGCGGGTGGCAGAAAGGCGTGATCGCCTTTGCCAATGTCGCCATGGGCGCAGGCATGACGATCAACTTCGTCGTTGTCGCACCGCTGGCGCGCGAAGCTGGCCTGACGGAGGTTCAGGTAGCAGGCATCCTCACCCTTTCGGCCGCCATCTATGCGCTGATGATCCCGCAATGGGGCCGCTGGGCGGACCGGTTTGGCCGCAAACGCGTCATGGTGTTTTCGCTGATGGCAATGGCTGGCACGAACATGCTGTTTGTGTTTGCGCTACAAGCTGCGCTGGCCGGCCTCGTCGCCGGAATGTCCACCTTCTTCCTGCTGGTCTTCACCCGGCTCTGGTTCGGCCTGCTCGCGCCCGGCCTTCAGCCCGCCGCCATGGCGGCCATGACCGACGCGACCACCGCCACAACACGCGCAGGCGGCCTTGGCATGCTCAGCGCTGGCATGGCGCTCGGCTCGATCCTCGGTCCGGCGGGCTCTAGCGTGCTGGCACAGTTTGGCGCCCTGGCCCCGATCTGGGGCTCGATCGTCTTCTGCGCGATCGCTGGCATCGTCATCGCATTCGCCCTGCCCAAGTCACGCGGAGACCGCAATCGCAGCCGCCCGGAGCCATTGCGGATCCGCGACCCCCGCGTCTTTCCGCATCTCACCTTTCTGCTGTGTTATTTCATCGCCGTGGGCGCGATCCAGCAGACGCTTGCCTGGCTCCTGGAAGACAGGTTCGCGATCGCTCAGGCAGAGACGGTTCAAGCCGTCGGGATCGTCTTCTCCTGCATGGCGGTAATGCTCATTCTCGTTCAGTTCGGCTATGTGCAGCGAGTAAACCCCTCGCCGCGGCGTATATTGCCGGTCGGTCTCGCTTTCATCGCCATCGGCTATATCGGCGCAGCCGTGATGACCAGCTTCCCGGCAATGTGCGCGGCATTCGCGCTTGTCGGGGCAGGCTCGGCCCTCTCTGTGCCCGCGGCCAACGCGCTTGGCAGCTTGTCGGTGGAGCGCCACGAGCAGGGCAGCGCCGCCGCCCTTCTCTCGGCCGCCCCGCCATCAGGCTTTATCTTTGGGCCGCTGCTTGGCGCCGCGCTCTATACGCTCGACACGCGCCTGCCGCTTTTCTTCAGCGCGGCGATGATGATCGTCCTGCTGAGCTACAGGCTCTACCGCGAAGCGCGGCGTGCCGTTTGA
- a CDS encoding YggT family protein yields MQDFMLALYQYFLNPILTLLLFVLFGYVIMSWLFMFNVLSPYGPRARQIYSMLESILEPLLRPIRNTIPPLGQLDLSVFILALLILFTRDWLLPQLIFAMPG; encoded by the coding sequence GTGCAAGACTTCATGTTGGCGCTGTATCAGTATTTCTTGAATCCGATCCTGACGCTGCTTTTGTTTGTGTTGTTCGGCTATGTGATCATGAGCTGGCTCTTCATGTTCAACGTTCTGTCGCCCTACGGGCCGCGGGCGCGCCAGATCTATTCAATGCTTGAATCGATTCTGGAGCCTCTGCTTCGGCCGATCCGGAACACGATCCCCCCGCTTGGACAGCTTGACCTCTCGGTCTTCATCCTGGCGCTGCTGATCCTGTTCACGCGCGACTGGCTGTTGCCTCAACTCATCTTCGCGATGCCTGGCTGA
- a CDS encoding DUF167 family protein, which translates to MRLSVRMTPNASADRVEGPATDDAGRLYLKVRVRAVPEKGKANKAVEVVLAKELGLPKSAVRVVTRETSRIKGVDIDTEPGSAAARQIEEWMGDG; encoded by the coding sequence ATGCGCCTTTCCGTCCGGATGACGCCAAACGCGTCGGCGGACCGGGTCGAAGGCCCTGCCACGGACGATGCCGGACGGCTCTATCTGAAGGTCCGTGTGCGCGCCGTGCCGGAAAAGGGAAAAGCCAACAAGGCGGTCGAAGTGGTTCTGGCAAAGGAACTCGGCCTTCCAAAATCTGCCGTCAGGGTGGTGACCCGCGAGACGAGCCGGATTAAGGGCGTGGACATCGACACAGAACCCGGCAGCGCTGCGGCGCGCCAGATCGAGGAGTGGATGGGCGATGGGTGA
- the folD gene encoding bifunctional methylenetetrahydrofolate dehydrogenase/methenyltetrahydrofolate cyclohydrolase FolD yields the protein MGERIDGKQVAAEVRAKVGAAVAKLPGQPTLAVVLVGEDAASQVYVRNKVRQTEEAGMRSLHHHLPAEASQDDVETLISSLNDDDEVDGILLQLPLPKGLDEQRAIECIAPAKDVDGLTEASAGRLVLGKDGLRPCTPTGCVILAKSVLGDDLSGKNVVVVGRSILVGKPAALLFLAENCTVTVAHSRTRDLAALCRTADILVPAVGRPKMIKGDWVKPGAVVIDVGINRIDAPEKGEGKTRLVGDADFAACAEVAGHITPVPGGVGPMTIACLLRNTVIAACYRRGWDLPDGL from the coding sequence ATGGGTGAACGCATCGACGGAAAACAAGTCGCAGCGGAGGTGCGCGCAAAGGTCGGCGCGGCCGTCGCGAAATTACCGGGACAGCCAACCCTCGCCGTGGTGCTGGTCGGCGAAGACGCCGCCAGCCAGGTCTATGTGCGTAACAAGGTTCGGCAGACCGAAGAGGCCGGCATGCGCTCGCTTCACCACCATCTGCCGGCCGAAGCGAGCCAGGACGATGTCGAAACGCTGATCTCCAGCTTGAACGATGATGATGAGGTCGATGGCATCCTGCTTCAGTTGCCACTGCCTAAAGGTTTAGACGAGCAAAGGGCCATTGAGTGCATCGCACCCGCCAAGGACGTCGATGGACTGACCGAAGCCAGCGCTGGGCGCTTGGTGCTCGGCAAGGATGGCCTGCGCCCCTGTACGCCCACCGGCTGTGTGATCCTGGCAAAATCAGTGCTCGGCGATGACCTCTCGGGCAAGAATGTCGTCGTGGTCGGGCGCTCTATCCTTGTTGGCAAACCGGCAGCGCTTCTCTTTCTGGCAGAGAACTGCACGGTCACGGTCGCGCATTCGCGGACCAGGGACCTCGCGGCGCTTTGCCGGACAGCAGACATTCTGGTCCCGGCTGTTGGCCGCCCGAAAATGATCAAGGGCGACTGGGTGAAACCCGGCGCTGTTGTCATCGATGTCGGGATCAACCGGATCGATGCGCCGGAAAAAGGCGAAGGCAAGACGCGGCTGGTCGGCGATGCCGACTTTGCCGCCTGCGCAGAAGTCGCGGGACACATCACGCCTGTGCCGGGCGGTGTCGGCCCCATGACGATTGCCTGCCTTCTGCGCAATACGGTCATCGCCGCTTGCTACCGGCGCGGCTGGGACCTGCCGGACGGGCTATAG
- a CDS encoding class I SAM-dependent methyltransferase: protein MAGGVRGTQSYASEADDLFERYESFAFETVHEAVMPFYPSPPARVLDTGAGTGRDADWFDKAGYCVTAVEPCDALRERAMRLHPSPSIEWLDDSLPDLNHLKDRVETFDLVQLSAVFMHLDADERQVAFPVLACLLKPGGRLVLLVRHGPVPEGRCMFDVPVDEMLALAATSGLDCLKSVKRESAGEANRRAGVTWMNYVFEKGVIEASRPAGPDKPCEETRDGKA, encoded by the coding sequence ATGGCAGGCGGCGTTCGCGGCACGCAAAGCTATGCCAGCGAGGCGGATGACCTCTTCGAGCGCTATGAGAGTTTCGCGTTCGAGACCGTGCATGAGGCCGTCATGCCGTTTTATCCGTCCCCGCCTGCGCGCGTACTCGATACTGGTGCAGGGACGGGGCGCGATGCCGACTGGTTCGACAAGGCAGGGTACTGTGTCACGGCGGTAGAGCCGTGTGACGCATTGCGGGAGCGGGCGATGAGGTTGCATCCGTCGCCATCGATCGAATGGCTGGACGATAGTCTGCCAGACCTCAACCATCTCAAAGACCGCGTGGAAACTTTCGACCTTGTCCAGCTGTCGGCTGTCTTCATGCATCTGGACGCTGATGAGCGGCAGGTCGCATTTCCGGTGCTCGCGTGTCTCCTGAAACCCGGTGGGCGGCTTGTGCTGCTGGTGCGGCATGGGCCGGTGCCCGAGGGACGGTGCATGTTCGATGTGCCCGTTGACGAGATGCTGGCCCTAGCGGCTACGAGCGGTCTCGATTGCCTGAAGTCGGTCAAACGCGAGTCGGCTGGCGAAGCGAACCGGCGGGCAGGTGTGACCTGGATGAACTACGTGTTCGAAAAGGGCGTTATAGAAGCTAGCAGGCCCGCAGGGCCGGACAAACCATGCGAGGAGACACGAGATGGAAAAGCCTAA
- a CDS encoding HNH endonuclease, translating to MPRSRFELPHASIWKRQRPTFDHILPRAAGGPDRPENLQLAHAICNKRKGRSQAGSDGRVIT from the coding sequence ATGCCACGCTCACGGTTTGAGCTGCCGCATGCCTCGATCTGGAAACGGCAACGCCCCACCTTCGATCATATCTTGCCGCGCGCTGCGGGCGGACCTGACCGGCCTGAAAACCTCCAGCTCGCCCACGCCATTTGTAACAAGCGCAAGGGGAGGAGTCAGGCCGGGTCGGATGGGCGGGTCATTACATAG